One genomic segment of Panicum virgatum strain AP13 chromosome 2N, P.virgatum_v5, whole genome shotgun sequence includes these proteins:
- the LOC120661649 gene encoding cyclin-D6-1-like, with protein MATGEWELREEDEYEFDLENPFTSPADEPIASLLDAEGHHAPSVSAAASAVRRDATGFISKVRFGGELAVHPRVAYLALNYVDRFLSKRQLPSEQQPWAPRLLAISCLSLAAKMQRVAAVSIADIQRDEEFMFDEASVRRMVRMVLGALEWRTRSVTPLAFLGFFLSACYPAPCHPTQVAAVKARAVDLLVRAQPEVKMAEFSPSVSAAAAVLAAAGEVAAENLQAFQAGVAACPFVNSDKLRECGEVLAAACGVGPVRGAASADTPVTVLGPHRSAASESDWTVGSAANGGGGEAKKRCMGPPSHWG; from the exons atgGCGACCGGGGAGTGGGAGCTGCGGGAGGAGGACGAGTACGAGTTCGACCTCGAGAACCCGTTCACCAGCCCCGCCGACGAGCCGATCGCCAGCCTCCTCGACGCCGAGGGCCACCACGCGCCCTCCgtctccgccgcggcctccgccgtTCGCCGCGACGCCACCGGATTCATCTCCAAG GTGCGGTTCGGCGGGGAGCTCGCCGTGCACCCGCGCGTCGCCTACCTCGCGCTCAACTACGTGGATCGCTTCCTCTCCAAGCGCCAACTGCCC AGCGAGCAgcagccgtgggcgccgcggcTGCTCGCCATCAGCTgcctctccctcgccgccaaGATGCAGCGCGTCGCAGCCGTCTCCATCGCCGACATCCAG AGGGATGAGGAGTTCATGTTCGACGAGGCGTCCGTGCGGCGCATGGTGCGCATGGTGCTGGGCGCGCTGGAGTGGCGCACGCGCTCCGTCACGCCGCTCGCCTTCCTCGGCTTCTTCCTCTCCGCGTGCTACCCGGCGCCCTGTCACCCGACACAGGTCGCTGCCGTCAAAGCGCGCGCCGTCGACCTCCTCGTCCGCGCCCAGCCCG AGGTCAAGATGGCGGAGTTCTCGCCCTCTGtatcggccgcggcggcggtgctcgccgctgccggggaGGTCGCCGCCGAGAACCTCCAGGCGTTCCAAGCCGGCGTCGCCGCCTGCCCCTTTGTAAATAGC GACAAGCTGCGAGAGTGCGGCGaggtgctggcggcggcgtgcggcgtcgggccggtgcgcggcgcggcgagcgcggacaCTCCGGTGACGGTGCTCGGTCCCCACCGCAGCGCCGCGTCCGAGAGCGACTGGACCGTCGGATCGGCGGccaacggcggcggtggcgaggcgaaGAAGCGCTGCATGGGCCCACCGTCGCATTGGGGGTAG